A single window of Chromatiales bacterium DNA harbors:
- the dnaE gene encoding DNA polymerase III subunit alpha: MTPGFVHLHVHTEYSLVDGLVRIKPLMAATGEAGMPAIALTDQSNMFAMVKFYKAAMAAGIKPILGVDALIRSAREPDQHDRLVLLAQDLDGYHNLTRLISKSYQEGQHGGVPLMERDWLEGATDGLIALSGGREGDIGRALLGSNPQTAEEALAFWKRLFPDRFYLELIRTGREQEEDYLHAAVDLAAASDTPVVATNDVRFIRREDFEAHEVRVCIHDGRTLADPRRPKRYSEQQYLRTPEEMAELFADIPEALENTVEIARRCNLDVRMDEYFLPNYPVPEGMTMEEFFCAESQKGLEERLAVILDPQAPDFAERRKPYDERLQIELDVINQMGFPGYFLIVADFIQWAKNNGIPVGPGRGSGAGSLVAYALKITDLDPLKYDLLFERFLNPERVSMPDFDVDFCMEKRDRVIDYVARRYGRDQVSQIITYGSMAAKAVVRDVGRVLGHAYGFVDRIAKMIPFEIGMTLDKALEQEEDLRRAYEDEEEIRALLDMARKLEGLSRNAGKHAGGVVIAPTALTDFAPLYCEQGGQGLVTQFDKDDVEAVGLVKFDFLGLRTLTIIDWALKAVNEVRAQAGEAPLDIDRIPLDDPDTFRLLKAQETTAVFQLESRGMKELIKRLQPDVFEDIIALVALFRPGPLQSGMVDDFINRKHGIARVEYPHPALEPILKPTYGIILYQEQVMQIAQVLAGYTLGGADMLRRAMGKKKPEEMAKQRQIFLEGAKRNQVDEDVATYIFDLMEKFAGYGFNKSHSAAYALVSYQTAWLKAHYPAPFMASVLSADMDNTDKVVNLIDECRNMGLAVVPPDVNVSDIMFRAKDDATVIYGLGAIKGVGEAALAGIIEERQAGGPYQDIDEFCRRVGSQKVNRRVMEALIKAGALDSIGANRATLMARLPEAVRLAEQHQRDANAGQDDLFGGAAEPTLAASIPVLDEWEEEYRLSLEKETLGLYLTGHPITRYLGELAHFTTGRIADVTAGIGEGGEGNGNGGWGRRRETEAVLAGLIIAIRMRNGQSGRQAFVTLDDQSGRVEAALFTEAYERFGHLLVKDRLLVVEGAVSYDDFNGGYRIRAKNVMDIEQARMHFARRVEIRLGVGRAVNGFMHELVDTLTPFREGNCPIHVRYEGDIARADFRLDPSWNVVPSDELVQRLRGLVGDGNVAVRYT; this comes from the coding sequence ATGACTCCCGGCTTCGTCCATCTGCATGTCCACACCGAGTATTCGCTCGTCGACGGCCTGGTGCGCATCAAGCCCCTGATGGCCGCGACCGGCGAGGCCGGCATGCCCGCCATCGCGCTCACGGACCAGAGCAACATGTTCGCCATGGTGAAGTTCTACAAGGCCGCCATGGCCGCCGGCATCAAGCCCATCCTGGGCGTCGACGCGCTGATACGCAGCGCCCGTGAGCCCGATCAGCACGACCGGCTGGTGCTGCTCGCGCAGGACCTGGACGGCTACCACAACCTCACCCGGCTGATCTCGAAGTCCTACCAGGAGGGGCAGCACGGCGGCGTGCCGCTGATGGAGCGGGACTGGCTGGAGGGCGCCACCGACGGGCTGATTGCCCTGTCCGGTGGGCGCGAGGGGGATATCGGCCGGGCCCTGCTGGGCAGCAATCCGCAGACCGCCGAGGAGGCCCTGGCCTTCTGGAAGCGCCTGTTCCCGGACCGCTTCTATCTCGAGCTGATCCGCACCGGCCGCGAGCAGGAGGAGGACTACCTGCACGCGGCGGTCGACCTGGCCGCGGCCAGCGACACGCCGGTGGTGGCCACCAACGACGTGCGCTTCATCCGCCGCGAGGACTTCGAGGCGCACGAGGTGCGGGTGTGCATCCACGACGGGCGCACCCTGGCCGATCCGCGCCGGCCGAAGCGTTATTCCGAGCAGCAGTACCTGCGCACGCCCGAGGAGATGGCGGAGCTCTTCGCCGACATCCCCGAGGCCCTGGAGAACACGGTCGAGATCGCCCGGCGCTGCAACCTCGACGTGCGCATGGACGAGTACTTCCTGCCCAACTATCCCGTCCCCGAGGGGATGACGATGGAGGAGTTCTTCTGCGCCGAGTCGCAGAAGGGCCTGGAAGAGCGCCTCGCGGTGATCCTCGATCCGCAGGCGCCGGACTTCGCCGAAAGGCGCAAGCCCTACGACGAGCGCCTGCAGATCGAGCTCGACGTCATCAATCAGATGGGCTTTCCCGGCTACTTCCTCATCGTGGCCGACTTCATCCAGTGGGCCAAGAACAACGGCATCCCGGTCGGGCCGGGCCGCGGCTCCGGGGCCGGCTCGCTGGTGGCCTACGCGCTGAAGATCACGGACCTCGACCCGCTCAAGTACGACCTGCTGTTCGAGCGCTTCCTCAACCCCGAACGCGTCTCCATGCCCGACTTCGACGTCGACTTCTGCATGGAGAAGCGCGACCGCGTGATCGACTACGTGGCGCGCCGCTACGGCCGCGACCAGGTCTCGCAGATCATCACCTACGGCTCGATGGCCGCCAAGGCGGTGGTGCGCGACGTGGGCCGCGTGCTGGGCCATGCCTACGGTTTCGTCGACCGCATCGCCAAGATGATCCCCTTCGAGATCGGCATGACGCTGGACAAGGCGCTGGAGCAGGAGGAGGACCTGCGCCGCGCCTACGAGGACGAGGAGGAGATCCGCGCGCTGCTGGACATGGCGCGCAAGCTCGAGGGCCTCTCGCGCAACGCCGGCAAGCACGCCGGCGGCGTGGTCATCGCGCCCACCGCGCTCACCGACTTCGCGCCGCTGTACTGCGAACAGGGCGGTCAGGGCCTGGTCACCCAGTTCGACAAGGACGACGTGGAGGCCGTGGGCCTGGTGAAGTTCGACTTCCTGGGCCTACGCACGCTCACCATCATCGACTGGGCGCTCAAGGCCGTGAACGAGGTGCGCGCACAGGCCGGCGAGGCGCCGCTGGACATCGACCGCATCCCGCTGGACGACCCGGACACCTTCCGCCTGCTCAAGGCGCAGGAGACCACCGCCGTCTTCCAGCTCGAATCGCGCGGCATGAAGGAGCTGATCAAGCGCCTGCAGCCGGATGTGTTCGAGGACATCATCGCGCTGGTGGCGCTGTTCCGCCCGGGCCCGCTGCAGTCGGGCATGGTGGACGACTTCATCAACCGCAAGCACGGCATCGCGCGCGTGGAGTACCCGCACCCGGCGCTGGAACCCATCCTCAAGCCCACCTACGGCATCATCCTGTACCAGGAACAGGTCATGCAGATCGCCCAGGTGCTGGCCGGCTACACGCTCGGCGGCGCCGACATGCTGCGTCGCGCCATGGGCAAGAAGAAGCCCGAGGAGATGGCCAAGCAACGCCAGATCTTCCTCGAGGGGGCAAAACGAAACCAGGTGGATGAGGACGTCGCCACCTACATCTTCGACCTGATGGAGAAGTTCGCGGGCTACGGCTTCAACAAGTCCCACTCCGCCGCCTACGCCCTGGTGTCCTACCAGACGGCCTGGCTCAAGGCGCATTACCCCGCGCCGTTCATGGCCTCGGTGCTGTCGGCGGACATGGACAACACCGACAAGGTGGTCAACCTCATCGACGAGTGCCGCAACATGGGCCTGGCCGTGGTGCCGCCGGACGTCAACGTCTCCGACATCATGTTCCGCGCCAAGGACGACGCCACCGTCATCTACGGCCTGGGCGCCATCAAGGGCGTGGGGGAGGCGGCGCTGGCCGGCATCATCGAGGAGCGCCAGGCGGGCGGCCCCTACCAGGACATCGACGAGTTCTGCCGCCGCGTGGGCTCGCAGAAGGTGAACCGGCGCGTGATGGAGGCCCTGATCAAGGCCGGGGCGCTGGACAGCATCGGCGCCAACCGCGCGACGCTCATGGCCCGCCTGCCCGAGGCCGTGCGCCTGGCCGAACAGCATCAGCGCGACGCCAATGCCGGCCAGGACGACCTCTTCGGTGGCGCCGCCGAGCCCACGCTCGCGGCCTCGATCCCGGTGCTGGACGAGTGGGAGGAGGAGTACCGCCTCTCGCTGGAGAAGGAGACCCTGGGGCTCTACCTCACCGGCCACCCGATCACCCGCTACCTCGGCGAGCTCGCCCACTTCACCACCGGGCGCATCGCGGACGTCACCGCCGGCATCGGCGAGGGCGGCGAGGGCAATGGCAACGGCGGCTGGGGACGGCGACGCGAGACCGAGGCCGTGCTGGCCGGGCTCATCATCGCCATCCGCATGCGCAACGGGCAGTCCGGCCGCCAGGCCTTCGTCACCCTCGACGACCAGAGCGGGCGCGTGGAGGCGGCGCTGTTCACCGAGGCCTACGAGCGCTTCGGCCACCTGCTGGTCAAGGACAGGCTCCTGGTGGTGGAGGGCGCCGTGAGCTATGACGACTTCAACGGCGGCTACCGCATCCGTGCGAAGAACGTCATGGACATCGAGCAGGCCCGCATGCACTTCGCCCGCCGTGTGGAGATCCGCCTGGGCGTCGGGCGCGCCGTGAACGGCTTCATGCACGAGCTGGTCGACACCCTCACGCCCTTCCGCGAGGGCAACTGCCCCATCCACGTGCGCTACGAGGGCGATATCGCCCGCGCCGACTTCCGCCTGGACCCGAGCTGGAACGTGGTCCCCAGCGACGAGCTGGTGCAGCGCCTGCGCGGCCTGGTGGGTGACGGCAACGTCGCCGTGCGCTATACCTGA
- the rnhB gene encoding ribonuclease HII: MIATGLIAGVDEVGRGPLAGPVVAAAVILDPARPIEGLADSKKLSETRREALAEEIREKALAWALGRCEPQEIDRLNILQASLLAMRRAVLALDPAPEHALIDGNRCPELPCTAEAIVKGDATEPAISAASILAKVVRDQEMVALDRAFPDYGFAGHKGYPTADHLAALQRVGPCAHHRQSFAPVRRLLEQMQTDLPF; this comes from the coding sequence CTGATCGCGACCGGCCTGATCGCGGGCGTCGACGAGGTCGGGCGCGGACCGCTGGCCGGGCCCGTGGTGGCCGCGGCCGTGATCCTCGACCCGGCCCGCCCCATCGAGGGGCTGGCCGACTCCAAGAAGCTCAGCGAGACTCGCCGCGAGGCCCTGGCCGAGGAGATCCGCGAGAAGGCCCTGGCCTGGGCGCTGGGCCGCTGCGAGCCGCAGGAGATCGACCGCCTCAACATCCTCCAGGCCAGCCTGCTCGCCATGCGCCGGGCCGTGCTGGCGCTGGACCCCGCCCCCGAACACGCCCTCATCGACGGCAATCGCTGTCCCGAACTGCCCTGCACGGCCGAGGCCATCGTCAAGGGCGATGCCACCGAACCGGCGATCAGCGCCGCCTCCATCCTCGCCAAGGTGGTGAGGGACCAGGAGATGGTGGCGCTGGACCGGGCATTCCCGGACTACGGGTTCGCCGGCCACAAGGGCTACCCCACGGCAGACCACCTCGCGGCCCTGCAGCGCGTGGGGCCCTGCGCGCATCACCGGCAGAGCTTCGCCCCCGTGCGTCGCCTGCTGGAGCAGATGCAGACAGATCTGCCGTTCTGA
- the fabZ gene encoding 3-hydroxyacyl-ACP dehydratase FabZ, whose amino-acid sequence MGTLNINEVMRYLPHRFPFLLVDRVLEYEAGKSLTALKNVTMNEPFFQGHFPNKPIMPGVLVIEALAQATGLLAFCTQEQEPSDNFIYMLVSVDKARFKRQVIPGDALTLEVEVTRRLRGMWKFDAVARVGDEVAASAELMCAGREIDT is encoded by the coding sequence GTGGGTACGCTGAATATCAACGAGGTCATGCGGTATCTGCCGCATCGTTTTCCCTTCCTGCTCGTTGATCGCGTTCTCGAATATGAGGCCGGCAAATCGCTTACCGCCCTCAAGAACGTGACCATGAACGAACCGTTTTTCCAGGGACACTTCCCGAACAAGCCCATCATGCCGGGCGTGCTCGTGATCGAGGCCCTGGCCCAGGCGACCGGCCTGCTGGCCTTCTGTACCCAGGAACAGGAACCCTCGGACAACTTCATCTACATGCTGGTGTCCGTCGACAAGGCGCGCTTCAAGCGCCAGGTGATCCCGGGCGACGCGCTCACCCTCGAGGTCGAGGTGACACGCCGCCTGCGCGGCATGTGGAAATTCGACGCCGTCGCGCGCGTCGGCGACGAGGTGGCGGCCTCCGCCGAGCTCATGTGCGCCGGCCGGGAGATCGACACCTGA
- a CDS encoding OmpH family outer membrane protein, whose amino-acid sequence MKRLITAIALTTAMFLSTGQLAVAADLMIGVVNVPKLLEQSPQKAAADKVLEERFGARANDLRAEGEALKKLEERLQTDGATMSAMQKADLERELMERGRELKRAQDNFREDLNFARNEEYGKVQRDVLQAIVRVSEEGKYDLVLTENVVYASQRVDITEKVLQQLRNMPKQGK is encoded by the coding sequence TTGAAACGTCTGATTACAGCCATTGCACTGACCACCGCCATGTTCCTGTCCACCGGGCAGCTCGCTGTGGCCGCGGATCTCATGATCGGCGTGGTCAACGTGCCCAAGCTGCTGGAGCAGTCCCCGCAGAAGGCGGCGGCCGACAAGGTCCTGGAAGAACGCTTCGGCGCTCGCGCCAATGACCTGCGTGCCGAAGGCGAGGCCCTGAAGAAGCTCGAGGAGCGTCTGCAGACGGACGGTGCGACCATGTCCGCCATGCAGAAGGCCGACCTGGAGCGCGAACTGATGGAGCGCGGCCGCGAGCTCAAGCGTGCCCAGGACAACTTCCGCGAAGACCTCAACTTTGCGCGCAACGAGGAATACGGCAAGGTGCAGCGCGACGTCCTGCAGGCCATCGTCAGGGTCTCGGAAGAAGGCAAGTATGACCTGGTCCTGACCGAGAACGTCGTGTACGCCAGCCAGCGCGTGGATATCACCGAGAAGGTCCTGCAGCAGCTGCGCAACATGCCGAAACAGGGCAAGTAG
- the bamA gene encoding outer membrane protein assembly factor BamA: MAAVVPSVHAQAFVVQDIEVEGLERIAPGTVFTYLPLKVGDEFEEKQSAEVIRALYRTGFFENVELRRRDDVLVVFVTERPAIADIRFSGNKDIPKDQLEEALQQVGISKGRVFNRSVLERLERELRQQYFARGKYNVKIDVEVDELPRNRVDIDITISEGKVAKIRKVTIVGNEDFDEDDLLDEFESGIPPWWALFSSRDEYSKQKLGGDLERLRSSYFDEGYAEFNIDSTQVAITPDKRDIYVTVNVQEGDQYRIRSVKLAGNLLLPEEELMALVDLEAGDIFARTQVTDSITRITDRLGDEGYAFANVNAIPELDEEAREVDLTLFVDPGKRVYVRRINFQGNHKTRDEVLRREMRQMEAGWYAASQINRSKIRLQRLPYIEDVNIQTRRVPGTDDQVDLDISVVERLAGSFTIGAGYSQSEGVLFNIAVSEDNFMGSGKRVSVQANTSSVNTIYSLSYTNPYHTIDGVSRGFTAFYRETDAEEANVTRYFANRWGGNINYGIPLTEYDYLRYSLGYEDTEIVLATGAAQELRDFITTYGDEYASYKLEASYTHDTRNRTVFADRGNLQRISLETAVPGSDVEYYKLGYNFRQYAPLWDKYLTLSFNATVDHASEYGDTDAMPFFENYFAGGSRSVRGYKDLSLGPRDSVNDPLGGTFRTVGSLELLFPPPLAPDSRAIRMSVFMDAGQVYEDYEAFDADELRASYGLGFTWLSPVGPLTFSLAKAFNDQPEDELEEFQFTLGAAF, encoded by the coding sequence ATGGCCGCCGTCGTGCCGTCGGTCCATGCCCAGGCCTTCGTGGTACAGGACATCGAGGTCGAGGGCCTGGAGCGCATCGCGCCGGGTACCGTGTTCACCTATCTGCCGCTCAAGGTCGGCGACGAGTTCGAGGAGAAGCAGAGCGCCGAGGTGATCCGGGCGCTGTACCGCACCGGTTTCTTCGAGAACGTGGAGCTGCGCCGGCGAGACGACGTGCTGGTGGTGTTCGTCACCGAGCGTCCGGCCATTGCGGACATCCGTTTCTCCGGCAACAAGGACATCCCGAAGGACCAGCTCGAGGAGGCCCTGCAGCAGGTCGGCATCTCCAAGGGGCGCGTCTTCAACCGTTCGGTGCTGGAACGTCTGGAGCGCGAGCTGCGCCAGCAGTATTTCGCCCGCGGCAAGTACAACGTGAAGATCGACGTCGAGGTCGACGAGCTGCCGCGCAACCGTGTGGATATCGACATCACCATCTCGGAAGGAAAGGTGGCCAAGATCCGCAAGGTGACCATCGTCGGCAACGAGGACTTCGACGAGGACGATCTGCTGGATGAATTCGAGTCCGGCATCCCGCCCTGGTGGGCGCTGTTCAGCAGCCGTGATGAATACTCCAAGCAGAAGCTGGGCGGCGACCTCGAGCGCCTGCGCTCCAGCTATTTCGATGAGGGCTATGCCGAGTTCAACATCGACTCCACCCAGGTTGCGATCACACCGGACAAGCGCGACATCTATGTCACGGTGAACGTGCAGGAAGGCGACCAGTACCGCATTCGCAGCGTCAAACTGGCGGGCAATCTCCTGTTGCCGGAAGAGGAGCTGATGGCGCTGGTGGATCTGGAGGCCGGCGATATCTTCGCCCGCACGCAGGTGACCGATTCGATCACGCGCATCACCGACCGGCTGGGCGACGAGGGCTATGCCTTCGCCAACGTCAACGCGATCCCGGAGCTCGACGAAGAGGCCCGCGAGGTCGATCTCACGCTGTTCGTCGATCCGGGCAAGCGCGTCTACGTGCGCCGTATCAACTTCCAGGGCAACCACAAGACGCGCGACGAGGTGCTGCGCCGCGAGATGCGCCAGATGGAGGCCGGCTGGTATGCGGCCTCGCAGATCAACCGCTCCAAGATCCGCCTGCAGCGCCTGCCCTATATCGAGGACGTGAACATCCAGACCCGCCGTGTACCCGGCACGGACGACCAGGTCGATCTGGACATCTCCGTGGTGGAACGCCTGGCAGGCAGCTTCACCATCGGCGCCGGTTATTCGCAGAGCGAGGGTGTGCTGTTCAATATCGCGGTGTCGGAAGACAACTTCATGGGCTCCGGCAAGCGGGTCTCCGTGCAGGCCAACACCAGCTCGGTGAACACCATCTACAGCCTGTCCTACACCAACCCGTATCACACCATCGATGGCGTGAGCCGCGGCTTCACCGCCTTCTACCGCGAGACCGATGCGGAAGAGGCCAACGTGACCCGCTACTTTGCCAACCGCTGGGGCGGCAACATCAACTACGGCATCCCGCTCACCGAGTACGACTACCTGCGCTACAGCCTGGGCTACGAGGACACGGAGATCGTGCTCGCCACGGGTGCGGCGCAGGAGCTGCGGGACTTCATCACGACCTACGGCGACGAATACGCCTCCTACAAGCTCGAGGCCAGCTACACGCACGATACCCGCAACCGCACCGTGTTCGCCGACCGCGGCAACCTGCAGCGCATCTCGCTGGAAACGGCCGTGCCGGGCAGCGACGTCGAGTACTACAAGCTGGGTTACAACTTCCGCCAGTACGCGCCGCTGTGGGACAAGTACCTCACGCTGTCCTTCAATGCCACGGTCGATCATGCCTCAGAGTATGGCGATACCGATGCGATGCCGTTCTTCGAGAACTACTTCGCCGGCGGCTCGCGCTCGGTGCGCGGTTACAAGGACCTGAGCCTCGGCCCGCGTGACTCGGTGAACGATCCGCTGGGCGGCACCTTCCGCACGGTCGGCAGCCTGGAGCTGCTGTTCCCGCCGCCGCTGGCCCCGGACTCCCGTGCCATCCGCATGAGCGTGTTCATGGATGCCGGGCAGGTGTACGAGGACTACGAGGCCTTCGACGCCGATGAGCTGCGTGCCTCCTATGGCCTTGGTTTCACCTGGCTTTCGCCGGTCGGTCCGTTGACATTTAGCCTGGCCAAAGCGTTTAATGACCAGCCAGAAGACGAGCTTGAGGAATTCCAGTTCACGCTGGGAGCCGCATTCTAG
- the rseP gene encoding RIP metalloprotease RseP, which yields MTQFLVSILAFVVAIGLLVAVHEFGHFWVARRLGVKVLRFSIGFGRPILRWQRKNDPTEYVIAALPLGGYVRMLDEREGEVDPAEQHLAFNRKGVWSRIAIVAAGPAFNFLFALVAYWLMFMVGVNGIKPYVDAPPPATPAYEAGLQAGDRILAVAGRETPDWEAVRMRLLAHSLDNGAVDLVVVDEGGARRSLTLDFGAQPLLKEEGDFVERLGLLSWRPYIPVIAQVNPGGAAERAGLRDGDQVVAVDGEEGLTAQAFVDILKASAGRELALVVERDGQRHRLALTPDAREVEGQTQGFINAAIGGTLRAADREKLATTISHGPIAAIGESVVKTGDVTLLTLRLMGKLVTGDASLKNVSGPITIADYAGLSALVGLAAFLYFLAMVSISLGIINLLPVPILDGGHLLYYVIELIKGSPLSEAAQAFGQRIGLAMLAGLMMLAIYNDLTRLFS from the coding sequence ATGACCCAGTTCCTCGTCAGCATCCTCGCCTTCGTCGTCGCCATCGGCCTGCTCGTGGCGGTGCACGAATTCGGCCACTTCTGGGTGGCCCGTCGCCTGGGCGTGAAGGTGCTGCGTTTCTCCATCGGTTTTGGCCGCCCCATCCTGCGCTGGCAGCGCAAGAACGATCCCACAGAATACGTGATCGCGGCCCTGCCGCTGGGCGGCTACGTGCGCATGCTCGACGAACGCGAGGGCGAGGTGGACCCGGCCGAGCAGCACCTGGCCTTCAACCGCAAGGGGGTGTGGAGCCGCATCGCCATCGTGGCCGCCGGCCCGGCCTTCAACTTCCTGTTCGCGCTGGTGGCCTATTGGCTGATGTTCATGGTCGGGGTCAACGGCATCAAGCCCTACGTGGACGCGCCGCCGCCCGCCACACCGGCCTACGAGGCCGGGCTCCAGGCCGGTGATCGCATCCTGGCCGTGGCCGGGCGCGAGACGCCGGACTGGGAGGCCGTGCGTATGCGCCTGCTGGCGCACTCGCTGGACAACGGCGCGGTCGATCTGGTCGTGGTCGACGAGGGCGGTGCCCGGCGTTCGCTGACGCTGGACTTCGGTGCCCAGCCGTTGCTCAAGGAGGAGGGGGACTTCGTCGAGCGGCTGGGGCTGCTCTCCTGGCGTCCCTATATCCCGGTGATCGCGCAGGTGAATCCGGGTGGCGCGGCCGAGCGTGCCGGGCTGCGCGACGGCGACCAGGTCGTGGCCGTCGATGGCGAGGAGGGGCTCACCGCCCAGGCCTTCGTCGACATCCTCAAGGCCAGCGCGGGGCGCGAGCTCGCCCTGGTGGTCGAGCGCGACGGCCAGCGGCATCGGCTGGCGCTCACCCCCGATGCACGGGAGGTGGAGGGGCAGACCCAGGGCTTCATCAACGCGGCCATCGGCGGCACCCTGCGCGCGGCCGATCGCGAGAAGCTGGCCACCACCATCAGCCACGGACCGATCGCCGCCATCGGCGAATCCGTCGTCAAGACCGGCGACGTCACCCTGCTCACGCTGCGCCTGATGGGCAAGCTGGTGACGGGCGATGCCTCGCTGAAGAACGTCAGCGGCCCGATCACCATCGCCGACTACGCGGGGCTCTCCGCCCTGGTGGGGCTGGCGGCCTTCCTGTATTTCCTGGCCATGGTCAGCATCAGTCTGGGCATCATCAACCTGTTGCCCGTGCCGATCCTCGACGGTGGCCATTTGCTGTATTACGTCATCGAGCTCATCAAGGGCAGCCCCCTGTCGGAGGCCGCTCAGGCCTTCGGCCAGCGCATCGGCCTGGCCATGCTGGCCGGCCTGATGATGCTCGCCATTTACAACGACCTGACGAGACTGTTCAGTTGA
- a CDS encoding 1-deoxy-D-xylulose-5-phosphate reductoisomerase: protein MTRSSNSTGSAGQPIGITILGATGTIGVNTLDVLARHPQRFRVVALTAHRDVDRLFDQCREHRPAYAVMADPAAAERLDERLRAAGLGIEVLSGVAGLEQVASHEATDYVMAGIVGAAGLLPTLAAARSGKRVMLANKEALVMSGQLFMDEIRASGAELLPIDSEHNAIFQCMPPQFGRGLASVGVERILLTASGGPFRDLPLERLVTVTPEQAVAHPNWVMGRKISVDSATMMNKGLEVIEACWLFGTDTSRVEVVLHPQSVIHSLVAYNDGSVLAELGNPDMRTPIAHALAWPERMASGVAPLDLIAVARLDFERPDLARFPCLRLAYEAHAAGGTATAILNAANEIAVQAFLDGAIRFTDIPRVIEQALADVPARPATDLETVLAADAAARRDAEAAVRRLSGGCAA, encoded by the coding sequence GTGACGCGCAGTTCCAACAGCACTGGCTCGGCAGGGCAACCGATCGGCATCACCATCCTGGGCGCGACCGGCACCATCGGCGTGAACACCCTGGATGTCCTGGCGCGCCATCCGCAGCGTTTTCGCGTGGTCGCGCTCACGGCCCACCGCGACGTGGACCGACTGTTCGACCAGTGCCGTGAACACCGGCCGGCCTATGCCGTGATGGCCGACCCCGCCGCCGCCGAGCGCCTGGACGAACGGCTGCGCGCGGCGGGGCTCGGGATCGAGGTCCTCTCCGGCGTGGCGGGGCTCGAGCAGGTGGCGAGTCACGAGGCCACGGATTACGTGATGGCCGGCATCGTCGGCGCGGCGGGGCTGCTGCCCACCCTGGCGGCGGCGCGCTCGGGCAAGCGCGTGATGCTGGCCAACAAGGAGGCGCTGGTGATGTCCGGCCAGCTCTTCATGGACGAGATCCGCGCCAGCGGCGCCGAGCTTTTGCCCATCGACAGCGAACACAACGCCATCTTCCAGTGCATGCCGCCGCAGTTCGGCCGGGGCCTGGCCAGCGTGGGGGTGGAGCGCATCCTCCTGACCGCCTCGGGCGGCCCCTTCCGTGACCTGCCGCTGGAGCGGCTGGTGACGGTGACCCCGGAACAGGCGGTGGCGCATCCCAACTGGGTGATGGGCCGCAAGATCTCGGTGGACTCCGCCACCATGATGAACAAGGGCCTGGAGGTGATCGAGGCCTGCTGGCTGTTCGGCACCGACACCTCCCGGGTGGAGGTGGTGCTGCATCCCCAGAGCGTGATTCATTCCCTGGTGGCCTACAACGACGGCTCGGTGCTGGCCGAGCTCGGCAACCCGGACATGCGCACGCCGATCGCCCACGCCCTGGCCTGGCCGGAGCGCATGGCCTCGGGCGTCGCGCCGCTGGACCTCATTGCCGTGGCGCGGCTGGACTTCGAGCGCCCGGACCTCGCGCGCTTTCCCTGTCTGCGCCTGGCCTACGAGGCGCACGCGGCCGGCGGCACGGCCACGGCCATCCTCAATGCCGCCAACGAGATCGCCGTGCAGGCCTTCCTCGACGGCGCTATCCGCTTCACCGACATCCCGCGCGTGATCGAGCAGGCCCTGGCCGACGTGCCGGCCCGGCCGGCCACGGACCTCGAGACCGTGCTCGCGGCCGATGCCGCGGCGCGCCGCGATGCCGAGGCCGCGGTGCGACGCCTGTCCGGGGGTTGCGCGGCATGA
- a CDS encoding phosphatidate cytidylyltransferase: MLKLRLITGLILVALFLSAILWLDPVHFQWVALLVFAVGAWEWARLAGIAQPVMRLVFGGIFLALGVYVALRATPEARLALIAVGVCWWAVVLVLLAIYHRGVGQRRGWHRLLTAAAFLTLLPAWVAVAGLHAEGWQWILFVVGIVAVADTGAYFTGRAFGRHKLAPELSPGKTREGVLGGLAGVALWAVFGAWWLNLEPGIWVYFIGLSVVVALISVAGDLFESLIKREAGAKDSGSILPGHGGILDRIDSLTAAAPVFAIGLYWL, encoded by the coding sequence ATGCTTAAGCTGCGCCTGATCACGGGGCTGATCCTGGTGGCCCTGTTCCTCTCCGCCATCCTCTGGCTCGACCCGGTGCATTTCCAGTGGGTGGCCCTGCTGGTGTTTGCCGTGGGCGCCTGGGAATGGGCGCGCCTGGCCGGCATCGCCCAGCCGGTCATGCGCCTGGTGTTCGGCGGCATCTTCCTGGCGCTGGGCGTCTACGTGGCCCTGCGTGCGACGCCGGAGGCGCGCCTGGCCCTGATCGCCGTCGGCGTGTGCTGGTGGGCGGTGGTGCTGGTACTGCTGGCGATCTATCACCGCGGCGTGGGCCAGCGCCGGGGCTGGCACCGGCTGCTGACCGCGGCCGCCTTCCTCACCCTGCTGCCGGCCTGGGTGGCGGTGGCGGGGCTGCACGCAGAGGGCTGGCAGTGGATCCTCTTCGTGGTGGGCATCGTCGCGGTGGCCGACACCGGGGCCTACTTCACCGGCCGTGCCTTTGGCCGGCACAAGCTGGCCCCCGAGCTGAGCCCGGGCAAGACCCGCGAGGGCGTGCTCGGTGGCCTGGCCGGCGTGGCGCTGTGGGCCGTGTTCGGCGCCTGGTGGTTGAACCTCGAGCCGGGCATCTGGGTCTACTTCATCGGGCTGAGCGTGGTGGTGGCCCTCATCTCGGTCGCCGGCGACCTGTTCGAGAGCCTCATCAAGCGCGAGGCCGGGGCCAAGGACAGTGGCTCGATTCTTCCCGGTCATGGCGGCATTCTGGATCGCATCGACAGCCTGACGGCGGCCGCACCGGTCTTCGCCATCGGGCTGTACTGGCTTTGA